A part of Brachybacterium faecium DSM 4810 genomic DNA contains:
- a CDS encoding predicted transcriptional regulator (PFAM: MerR family regulatory protein), whose translation MPASASRRPSSSVAARLSIGQVLGILRDEFPDLAHSKLHYLESEGLITPERTAAGYRKYSREDIDRLRFVLRAQRDRFWPLKVIKEHLLEHGVDSEVTSIASRPGPSSTLQAVRLDRRGLAREATVEEEFLSELEQFGFLTEGELFYGAADLEIVTAARDLAEVGLHPRHLVMLRTAAEREAHMIGSVTRPRSRPGDSAARGEAEDFARDLGESMITLHGAVLRTKLRDG comes from the coding sequence ATGCCGGCCTCCGCCTCGCGCAGGCCGAGCTCGTCCGTCGCGGCACGGCTGAGCATCGGACAGGTGCTCGGGATCCTGCGCGACGAGTTCCCCGACCTCGCGCATTCGAAGCTGCACTACCTCGAGTCCGAGGGGCTGATCACGCCCGAGCGCACCGCTGCCGGGTACCGCAAGTACAGCCGCGAGGACATCGACCGCCTCCGGTTCGTGCTGCGCGCGCAGAGGGACCGCTTCTGGCCGCTCAAGGTCATCAAGGAGCACCTGCTCGAGCACGGCGTCGACTCCGAGGTCACCTCGATCGCCTCCCGTCCCGGGCCCAGCTCGACCCTGCAGGCCGTGCGCCTGGACCGGCGCGGCCTCGCCCGCGAGGCGACGGTCGAGGAGGAGTTCCTCAGCGAGCTCGAGCAGTTCGGGTTCCTCACGGAGGGGGAGCTGTTCTACGGCGCGGCGGATCTGGAGATCGTCACCGCTGCGCGGGATCTCGCCGAGGTCGGCCTGCATCCCCGCCACCTCGTGATGCTGCGCACCGCCGCGGAGCGAGAGGCGCACATGATCGGCTCCGTGACTCGGCCCCGTTCCCGCCCGGGGGACTCCGCCGCCCGCGGCGAGGCTGAGGATTTCGCTCGTGACCTGGGGGAATCGATGATCACCCTCCACGGCGCGGTGCTGAGGACCAAGCTCCGGGACGGCTGA
- a CDS encoding sugar phosphate isomerase/epimerase (PFAM: Xylose isomerase-like TIM barrel; AP endonuclease family 2 C terminus): MAHPHTLFTGQWADLTLDEVAELAAGWGYDGLEIAVSGEHLDASRWDDDAYIAERLGILEKHGLKCWTISNHLKGQAICDDPIDFRHEAIVGSAVWGDGDPEGVRQRAAEDMKNTARLAQKLGVKTVVGFTGSKIWKYVAMFPPVPQEVIEEGYQDFADRWHPILDVFDECGVRFAHEVHPSEIAYDYWTTQRTLEAIGHREAFGLNWDPSHFMWQEIDPVSFITDFADRIYHVDCKDIRVRVTGRNTRLGSHLPWGDPRRGWDFVSFGRGDVPWDAAFRALRSIGYDGPISIEWEDAGMDRLHGAKEALELLRSLDYPVSEVSFDAAFSNQG; the protein is encoded by the coding sequence ATGGCGCATCCGCACACCCTGTTCACCGGCCAGTGGGCCGACCTCACCCTCGACGAGGTCGCCGAGCTCGCGGCCGGCTGGGGCTATGACGGCCTCGAGATCGCCGTCTCCGGCGAGCACCTGGACGCCAGCCGCTGGGACGACGACGCCTACATCGCCGAGCGCCTCGGGATCCTCGAGAAGCACGGGCTGAAGTGCTGGACGATCTCCAACCACCTCAAGGGGCAGGCGATCTGCGACGACCCCATCGACTTCCGCCACGAGGCGATCGTCGGCTCCGCCGTCTGGGGCGACGGCGACCCCGAGGGAGTCCGCCAGCGCGCCGCCGAGGACATGAAGAACACCGCCCGGCTCGCCCAGAAGCTCGGCGTGAAGACCGTCGTCGGCTTCACCGGTTCGAAGATCTGGAAGTACGTGGCGATGTTCCCGCCGGTGCCCCAGGAGGTCATCGAGGAGGGGTACCAGGACTTCGCCGACCGCTGGCACCCGATCCTCGACGTGTTCGACGAGTGCGGCGTGCGCTTCGCCCACGAGGTGCACCCCTCGGAGATCGCCTACGACTACTGGACCACGCAGCGCACCCTCGAGGCGATCGGGCACCGGGAGGCGTTCGGGCTGAACTGGGACCCCTCCCACTTCATGTGGCAGGAGATCGATCCGGTCTCCTTCATCACCGACTTCGCCGACAGGATCTACCACGTGGACTGCAAGGACATCCGGGTGCGGGTCACCGGGCGCAACACCCGGCTCGGCTCCCACCTGCCGTGGGGCGACCCGCGCCGCGGCTGGGACTTCGTCTCCTTCGGCCGCGGCGACGTGCCGTGGGATGCGGCGTTCCGTGCGCTGCGCTCCATCGGCTACGACGGCCCGATCTCGATCGAGTGGGAGGACGCCGGCATGGATCGCCTGCACGGGGCGAAGGAGGCGCTGGAGCTCCTGCGCAGCCTGGACTACCCGGTCTCCGAGGTGTCCTTCGACGCGGCGTTCAGCAACCAGGGCTGA
- a CDS encoding predicted dehydrogenase (PFAM: Oxidoreductase family, NAD-binding Rossmann fold; Oxidoreductase family, C-terminal alpha/beta domain), producing the protein MSETSSRPLGVAMIGYAFMGRAHSQAWRTVAAAFEVPAVARRVIVGRDETAVAEAARRLDWEEHATDWRAVLERDDIDIVDICTPGFLHAEIAIAALEAGKHVLCEKPLANDTAEAEAMVRAAEAATARGQIAALGFTYRRVPALALARQFVEAGKLGTIRQAKAAYLQDWLVDEEAPMNWRLRKETAGSGALGDIASHAIDQVQHLTGQRATSVRGRLATMVPQRPGADGPEPVTVDDAAWATLELDGGAIASVEVSRLATGAKNRLTVELFGTRGALRFDLENPNELWFLDATLPVAEQGFTRVLVTEPEHPYLEAWWPQGHVLGWENAFTHQARDLLLAIDGSAGFSPDFADGLALQRVLDAIIESDAADGASIAL; encoded by the coding sequence ATGTCCGAGACGTCCTCCCGCCCGCTCGGCGTGGCCATGATCGGCTACGCCTTCATGGGCCGGGCCCACTCCCAGGCGTGGCGCACGGTCGCCGCCGCCTTCGAGGTGCCCGCCGTCGCCCGCCGCGTCATCGTGGGACGGGACGAGACCGCCGTGGCCGAGGCCGCGCGGCGGCTGGACTGGGAGGAGCACGCGACCGACTGGCGCGCCGTCCTCGAGCGGGATGACATCGACATCGTGGACATCTGCACCCCCGGCTTCCTCCACGCCGAGATCGCGATCGCGGCGCTCGAGGCCGGCAAGCACGTGCTGTGCGAGAAGCCGCTCGCCAACGACACCGCCGAGGCGGAGGCGATGGTCCGCGCCGCAGAGGCGGCGACCGCGCGGGGCCAGATCGCGGCGCTGGGCTTCACCTACCGCCGGGTGCCCGCGCTCGCGCTGGCCCGCCAGTTCGTCGAGGCCGGGAAGCTGGGCACGATCCGCCAGGCGAAGGCCGCCTATCTCCAGGACTGGCTCGTCGACGAGGAGGCGCCGATGAACTGGCGGCTGCGGAAGGAGACGGCCGGCTCCGGAGCGCTCGGCGACATCGCCTCCCACGCGATCGATCAGGTCCAGCACCTCACCGGGCAGCGCGCCACCTCCGTGCGGGGCCGCCTGGCGACGATGGTGCCGCAGCGGCCCGGCGCGGACGGTCCCGAGCCCGTCACCGTCGACGACGCCGCCTGGGCGACCCTCGAGCTCGACGGCGGGGCGATCGCCTCGGTGGAGGTCTCCCGCCTCGCCACCGGCGCGAAGAACCGCCTCACCGTGGAGCTGTTCGGAACCCGGGGCGCGCTGCGCTTCGATCTGGAGAACCCCAATGAGCTGTGGTTCCTCGACGCGACCCTCCCCGTCGCCGAGCAGGGCTTCACCCGAGTGCTGGTCACCGAGCCCGAGCACCCCTATCTCGAGGCGTGGTGGCCGCAGGGGCACGTGCTGGGCTGGGAGAACGCCTTCACCCACCAGGCGAGGGATCTGCTGCTCGCGATCGACGGCAGCGCCGGGTTCTCCCCCGACTTCGCCGACGGTCTCGCCCTGCAGCGCGTGCTCGACGCGATCATCGAGTCCGACGCCGCCGACGGCGCGAGCATCGCCCTCTGA
- a CDS encoding conserved hypothetical protein TIGR03085 (TIGRFAM: uncharacterized Actinobacterial protein TIGR03083; conserved hypothetical protein TIGR03085), with amino-acid sequence MSAEHLTERESLTRTFLDLGPQAPTILPGWDAEDLLEHLLLREGAPHLIAGRKLPGPWRAAAGRELERRRAAPWQERVERFRTGPGRWSLAGRVDALSGQGELLIHHEDLRRAQDGWQPRRLSAERTADAWRSVGLMAPLAMRVRADVTLVSPVGGRRLRSRGAVGALRVHGEPLELLLWVSGRDDVARVRIHGDEAALRALGEGRRGL; translated from the coding sequence ATGAGCGCCGAGCACCTCACCGAGCGGGAGTCCTTGACCCGCACCTTCCTCGACCTCGGCCCGCAGGCGCCGACGATCCTGCCGGGCTGGGACGCGGAGGACCTCCTGGAGCACCTGCTGCTGCGGGAGGGCGCCCCGCACCTCATCGCGGGCCGGAAGCTTCCCGGCCCGTGGCGGGCGGCTGCCGGGCGCGAGCTCGAACGGCGGCGCGCCGCCCCCTGGCAGGAGCGGGTCGAACGCTTCCGCACCGGCCCGGGACGGTGGTCGCTCGCCGGCCGGGTGGATGCGCTCAGCGGTCAGGGAGAGCTGCTGATCCATCACGAGGACCTGCGCCGTGCACAGGACGGCTGGCAGCCGCGTCGCCTCTCTGCCGAGCGCACCGCCGATGCGTGGCGGTCCGTCGGCCTCATGGCGCCGCTGGCGATGCGGGTGCGGGCCGACGTCACCCTCGTCTCCCCGGTGGGCGGGCGCCGGCTGCGCTCCCGCGGCGCCGTCGGCGCCCTGCGCGTCCACGGGGAGCCGCTCGAGCTGCTGCTGTGGGTCAGCGGTCGGGACGACGTGGCGCGGGTGAGGATCCACGGCGACGAGGCCGCGCTGCGCGCACTGGGCGAGGGCCGACGAGGGCTCTGA
- a CDS encoding uncharacterized conserved protein (PFAM: Bacterial protein of unknown function (DUF881)): protein MSDGTRTPDSPDQQRLVWRRLGDTLRPQATLSQLIVGLLCLLLGLSIAAQVRQGDDSLEGTSQQELVRLLDESGRHAADLEVENAELERTLETLHSGQEDDVAAQNAAEERLTDLEIIAGTVPARGRGIEISISDPSQGVRASTMLGVVQELRNAGAEVIQIGGVRVVASTAITTADDGRLQVDGTAIDAPYRVRAIGDPAVMEPALRIPGGAADSVSGDGGTLTANAEDEVHIEATVELSTPEHSRVVK from the coding sequence ATGAGCGACGGGACCCGCACCCCCGACTCGCCGGACCAGCAGCGGCTGGTCTGGCGGCGGCTCGGCGACACGCTCCGCCCCCAGGCGACGCTCTCGCAGCTGATCGTGGGGCTGCTCTGCCTCCTGCTCGGGCTGTCGATCGCCGCCCAGGTGCGCCAGGGCGACGACTCCCTCGAGGGCACCAGCCAGCAGGAGCTGGTGCGCCTGCTGGACGAGTCCGGCCGCCACGCGGCGGACCTCGAGGTCGAGAACGCCGAGCTCGAACGCACGCTGGAGACCCTGCACTCGGGACAGGAGGACGACGTCGCCGCCCAGAACGCCGCTGAGGAGCGGCTGACGGATCTCGAGATCATCGCCGGGACGGTCCCCGCCCGCGGCCGGGGCATCGAGATCTCGATCTCCGATCCCTCCCAGGGAGTGCGCGCCTCGACCATGCTGGGCGTGGTGCAGGAGCTGCGCAACGCCGGCGCGGAGGTGATCCAGATCGGGGGCGTGCGGGTCGTCGCCTCGACCGCGATCACCACCGCTGATGACGGACGCCTGCAGGTGGACGGCACCGCGATCGATGCGCCCTACCGGGTGCGGGCCATCGGCGATCCCGCCGTGATGGAGCCCGCGCTGCGCATCCCCGGTGGCGCCGCGGACTCCGTCTCCGGCGACGGCGGCACCCTCACCGCGAACGCCGAGGACGAGGTGCACATCGAGGCGACGGTCGAGCTGAGCACCCCCGAGCACTCACGAGTGGTCAAGTGA
- a CDS encoding ATPase involved in chromosome partitioning (PFAM: CobQ/CobB/MinD/ParA nucleotide binding domain), which translates to MYIVSVCSLKGGVGKTSVTLGLASAALHQGVNTLVIDLDPQGDSTLGLLGEPASTLDIAEVLTSPRTETIDRAIIETPWAAGAASHLDIIPGSSRSAVMDSPAPGPKEVRRLHQALDKRTHQYDLVLIDCPPSLNGLTQMALAASDRALVVAEPGFFAVTAADRALKLSVEMHDDGIAPRLQPLGLVVNRYRPRSVEHQYRLAELRELFGASVLEPVIEERVGLQQAQGGAVPLHTYEGASGKRLTEDFDALLHTVMDSRQNS; encoded by the coding sequence GTGTACATCGTGAGTGTGTGTTCCCTGAAGGGCGGCGTCGGCAAGACGTCCGTGACCCTGGGCCTGGCGTCCGCCGCCCTGCACCAGGGGGTGAACACGCTCGTGATCGATCTCGATCCGCAGGGAGATTCCACCCTGGGCCTGCTCGGAGAGCCGGCCAGCACGCTGGACATCGCCGAGGTGCTCACCTCCCCGCGCACCGAGACGATCGATCGGGCGATCATCGAGACCCCGTGGGCCGCGGGCGCCGCCTCCCATCTGGACATCATCCCCGGCTCGAGCCGGTCCGCGGTGATGGACTCCCCCGCCCCGGGGCCCAAGGAGGTGCGACGGCTGCACCAGGCGCTCGACAAGCGCACCCACCAGTACGATCTCGTGCTCATCGACTGCCCGCCCTCGCTCAACGGCCTCACGCAGATGGCGCTCGCCGCCTCGGACCGGGCGCTCGTGGTCGCCGAGCCCGGGTTCTTCGCCGTCACCGCCGCGGACCGCGCCCTGAAGCTCTCCGTGGAGATGCATGACGACGGCATCGCCCCCCGCCTGCAGCCCCTGGGGCTCGTGGTCAACCGCTACCGTCCCCGCTCCGTGGAGCATCAGTACCGGCTGGCGGAGCTGCGCGAGCTGTTCGGCGCCTCGGTGCTCGAGCCCGTGATCGAGGAGCGGGTGGGGCTGCAGCAGGCGCAGGGCGGTGCCGTGCCGCTGCACACCTATGAGGGAGCCTCCGGCAAGCGGCTCACCGAGGACTTCGACGCGCTGCTGCACACGGTGATGGACTCCCGCCAGAACTCCTGA
- a CDS encoding FHA domain-containing protein (PFAM: FHA domain) — MSGNTEWNDENLDHTSKLSAISPSDPTDDAESGLSSQDRRAIENLPPRSALLIVRKGPNLGARFLLDSETTVAGRHPKSEIFLDDVTVSRKHAAFVRDGDGFLVRDLGSLNGTYVGKDRVDEARLHAGQDVQIGKYRLTYHPFHGTA, encoded by the coding sequence GTGTCAGGGAACACTGAGTGGAACGACGAGAATCTCGACCACACGTCGAAGCTGAGTGCGATCTCGCCCAGCGACCCCACGGACGATGCCGAGTCCGGTCTCTCGTCCCAGGACCGCCGGGCGATCGAGAACCTGCCTCCGCGCAGCGCGCTGCTCATCGTGCGCAAGGGACCGAACCTCGGGGCCCGGTTCCTGCTGGACTCGGAGACCACCGTGGCCGGCCGTCATCCCAAGAGCGAGATCTTCCTCGACGACGTGACGGTCTCCCGCAAGCACGCCGCCTTCGTGCGTGACGGCGACGGCTTCCTGGTGCGCGATCTGGGCTCGCTCAACGGCACGTACGTGGGCAAGGACCGGGTCGACGAGGCCCGTCTCCACGCCGGCCAGGACGTGCAGATCGGCAAGTACCGCCTCACGTACCACCCGTTCCACGGGACGGCCTGA
- a CDS encoding Protein of unknown function DUF75 (PFAM: Protein of unknown function DUF75) translates to MDPTTLFSYERHVDSRALHGRTLLVTLGAYSDAGDAQQLVDDHLLNTLSSRVVGRLDMDQVYDYAGRRPEVTLQLDHFADYDKPEILLHEVTALDGETFFLLTGPEPSFQWERVASALRIVVEQLGIERTLLLQGFPAPVPHTRELPVTRFAGDPDSISVRRTMPGTFRLRAPFTALLTMRLAEGGHEVVGLTVHVPQYLHEMSYPDAAIALLGAITEEQGPEVPSGTLEAQAQPVREAVTAQIDAQPQLQEMVADLESRFDRMITSGAGAEVPTADAIAAEVEQYLATFEPGDEKGEAGAETGEPGTPQPEEAPQSEETPQSEKDGEDREGPAASGGGSAASPSEGPSPSEG, encoded by the coding sequence ATGGATCCGACGACACTGTTCAGCTACGAGCGCCATGTCGACTCGCGTGCCCTGCACGGCCGGACCCTGCTCGTCACCCTCGGGGCGTACAGCGACGCGGGTGATGCGCAGCAGCTGGTGGACGACCACCTGCTCAACACCCTCTCCAGCCGCGTCGTGGGCCGCCTGGACATGGATCAGGTCTACGACTACGCGGGGCGGCGGCCCGAGGTCACCCTCCAGCTCGACCACTTCGCCGACTACGACAAGCCCGAGATCCTCCTGCACGAGGTGACCGCGCTCGACGGAGAGACGTTCTTCCTGCTCACCGGCCCGGAACCCTCGTTCCAGTGGGAGCGGGTGGCCAGCGCGCTGCGGATCGTGGTCGAGCAGCTGGGCATCGAGCGCACGCTGCTGCTGCAGGGCTTCCCGGCCCCGGTCCCCCACACCCGCGAGCTGCCCGTCACCCGCTTCGCCGGCGACCCGGATTCGATCAGCGTGCGCCGCACCATGCCCGGCACCTTCCGGCTGCGCGCGCCCTTCACCGCGCTGCTGACGATGCGCCTGGCCGAGGGCGGCCACGAGGTGGTGGGCCTGACGGTGCACGTGCCGCAGTACCTCCACGAGATGTCCTACCCCGATGCGGCCATCGCGCTGCTGGGCGCGATCACCGAGGAGCAGGGCCCCGAGGTGCCCTCCGGAACGCTCGAGGCGCAGGCCCAGCCGGTGCGCGAGGCGGTCACCGCCCAGATCGACGCCCAGCCGCAGCTGCAGGAGATGGTCGCCGATCTCGAGAGCCGCTTCGACCGGATGATCACCTCCGGGGCGGGTGCCGAGGTCCCCACGGCGGATGCGATCGCCGCCGAGGTCGAGCAGTACCTGGCGACCTTCGAGCCCGGCGACGAGAAGGGCGAGGCAGGCGCCGAGACGGGCGAGCCCGGCACCCCGCAGCCCGAGGAGGCCCCGCAGTCCGAGGAGACCCCGCAGTCGGAGAAGGACGGCGAGGACCGCGAGGGACCCGCCGCCTCTGGTGGCGGCTCCGCCGCCTCCCCCTCCGAGGGCCCCTCCCCCTCCGAGGGCTGA
- a CDS encoding predicted N6-adenine-specific DNA methylase (PFAM: Putative RNA methylase family UPF0020): protein MAQITHDLVLEVLDGCGSAALAEARELGSARMVAPTELALRCEDLDAVRSLRRVVAASTSLTVPARRPRELLETSVQQRLAELFEQIRRQRPRQRFHGLRLEAAGADTPDMRRLADALAELAGLPLSEDGDLVVRVRKGATPVTWQVLLRTTPRPLATRAWRTVNYPGAVNATVAATVLDLLQVGEEDSLLDLTCGSGTFLVEQLHAAVPARAVGVDLDPAAIDAARAHQRAARRKGRIDWLTGDVLTADLEGGFTKMVTNPPWGTLHGEHESNEELLTALLRRAAELAAPRARLGVLTHEIARMHRVLETAPAGWRPAGEHRFFQKGHHPRLFLLERG from the coding sequence ATGGCGCAGATCACGCACGATCTCGTGCTCGAGGTGCTCGACGGGTGCGGGAGCGCCGCTCTCGCGGAGGCGCGCGAGCTCGGCTCGGCCCGGATGGTGGCGCCGACGGAGCTCGCGCTGCGCTGCGAGGACCTCGACGCGGTGCGTTCGCTGCGCCGCGTGGTCGCCGCATCGACGAGCCTCACCGTCCCCGCTCGTCGGCCGCGCGAGCTGCTCGAGACCTCGGTGCAGCAGCGGCTGGCCGAGCTGTTCGAGCAGATCCGCCGCCAGCGGCCGCGGCAGCGGTTCCACGGTCTGCGGCTCGAGGCCGCCGGCGCCGACACCCCCGACATGCGGCGCCTGGCCGATGCCCTCGCAGAGCTCGCGGGACTTCCGCTCAGCGAGGACGGCGACCTGGTGGTCCGGGTGAGGAAGGGCGCCACACCCGTCACCTGGCAGGTGCTGCTGCGCACCACGCCGCGCCCGCTGGCCACGCGCGCCTGGCGCACCGTGAACTATCCCGGCGCGGTCAACGCCACCGTCGCGGCGACCGTGCTCGACCTGCTGCAGGTCGGGGAGGAGGACTCGCTGCTGGACCTGACGTGCGGGTCGGGCACCTTCCTGGTGGAGCAGCTGCATGCGGCGGTCCCCGCCCGCGCCGTCGGCGTGGACCTGGATCCGGCGGCGATCGACGCGGCCCGGGCGCATCAGCGGGCCGCGCGCCGCAAGGGCCGCATCGACTGGCTCACCGGTGACGTGCTCACGGCCGACCTCGAGGGCGGCTTCACGAAGATGGTGACGAATCCGCCGTGGGGCACCCTGCACGGGGAGCACGAGAGCAACGAGGAGCTGCTCACCGCGCTGCTGCGCCGCGCCGCCGAGCTCGCGGCGCCCCGGGCCCGGCTCGGGGTGCTCACCCACGAGATCGCCCGCATGCACCGGGTGCTCGAGACGGCGCCGGCCGGCTGGCGGCCGGCCGGCGAGCACCGCTTCTTCCAGAAGGGCCATCACCCGCGGCTCTTCCTGCTCGAGCGCGGTTGA
- a CDS encoding transglutaminase-like enzyme, predicted cysteine protease (PFAM: Transglutaminase-like superfamily), with the protein MRETVTVERHARAWIRAEVAAGTDVALLIAASEAPIGREELTVRAGGADHPVTETRDRFGSRLHLVQALPEGTVEIVYSAQQATVAPVPAVREADAVLHLRPSRYCEVDEFERIAAEVVGGRDGAEALDAVVDWVHEHLDYVPGSSTITDSARSTYLSRQGVCRDYAHLTATLLRAGGIPARCSSVYAPGLDPMDFHLVVEALIAGQWQVVDATHLAPRASMVRIATGQDAADTAFMTTLAGNVTLTGIQVTAVVDPALPREVRRERISLR; encoded by the coding sequence ATGCGGGAGACTGTGACGGTGGAACGACATGCGCGCGCGTGGATCAGGGCCGAGGTGGCCGCCGGAACCGACGTCGCCCTCCTGATCGCAGCCTCCGAGGCTCCGATCGGCCGGGAGGAGCTGACGGTGCGGGCCGGCGGCGCGGACCATCCGGTCACGGAGACCCGGGACCGCTTCGGCAGCCGGCTGCACCTGGTGCAGGCCCTGCCCGAGGGGACGGTGGAGATCGTCTACTCGGCGCAGCAGGCGACCGTCGCGCCCGTGCCCGCGGTGCGGGAGGCGGATGCGGTGCTGCACCTGCGGCCCTCGCGGTACTGCGAGGTCGACGAGTTCGAGCGGATCGCCGCGGAGGTGGTCGGCGGGCGCGACGGTGCGGAGGCGCTCGACGCGGTGGTCGACTGGGTGCACGAGCACCTCGACTACGTGCCCGGCTCGAGCACGATCACCGACTCGGCGCGCTCCACGTACCTCTCCCGCCAGGGAGTGTGCCGGGACTACGCCCATCTCACGGCGACGCTGCTGCGCGCGGGAGGGATCCCGGCCCGCTGCTCCTCGGTGTACGCACCGGGCCTGGATCCGATGGACTTCCATCTCGTGGTCGAGGCGCTGATCGCGGGGCAGTGGCAGGTGGTGGATGCGACCCATCTGGCGCCGCGCGCCTCGATGGTGCGGATCGCGACCGGTCAGGACGCGGCCGACACCGCTTTCATGACCACCCTCGCCGGGAACGTCACCCTCACCGGCATCCAGGTCACCGCCGTCGTGGATCCGGCGCTGCCCCGCGAGGTGCGCCGGGAGCGGATCTCCCTGCGCTGA